In the Salvia miltiorrhiza cultivar Shanhuang (shh) chromosome 8, IMPLAD_Smil_shh, whole genome shotgun sequence genome, CTTTCTactttttttaggaaaaaaacTGTATATAGTGTAGTAAATACACCAACCCAACCTCTTAACCTAATGTAACTATACAAAGACCTGAGTTTGTTTCTCTTTCTATTTCTATCAGCATCACAATATTATTATGGacaaagaataatttataacaaaaccaaacaaattagaaaaaaaaaaaacactcatttagaaaagaaaactaactaCGCTTCTTGGGAATAATCCAACAAAGCAAATTTCACTTGCAAACCAATTTTGCCACCATCAGTTACCAACTTAGCCGCTGTTACCAACCAATGCCCAGGGCTGTCGTACGGGCCACGGGCAACCTCGGTGGCATCGACGTATTTGAGCAGCTTCGTCGAGCGAACTGGGACCGGAGGGCCATCCGGGTACACGCCGGAGTTCAAAGCTGCTGGGGGCTGCCTGGCATCGGCCACTGCCCGCTGGGTGAAGGTGAACGTCGTGCTCAGATTTGTGAGGAAACTGGACTTGCGAGATGCTTCGGGTGCGGATGCCCATTCTGTTTTTCTGATGGTGCAGTTGGGGACGTGGGAATAAAGCAGACGGAGGTGGAGAACTTTCTTGGGCCATTTTCCCTTGATCACGAGCTGTGCACCGGTCACAATGAAGGCGCCAAGGGATTCTCCTCGTGTCCAGCTAGGATCGTGCTTGACTACCGATGAGCATACATTCGAATATCTCTGCCATCTGACTGGTTCTAAGAACTGATCACAGGATTCGTATTCATCCGAACCCCGCCAGTGCGTTGCTGAGAGCGTCGTCATTATGTTTGGAAGGCTCGACAGATGTTGTACATGAATTGCCAGTCGATTGCTTTTCTTACCTTCCAAATACAGGCGCAGACCAATAATTGGCTTTTGATCACTTGTAACCTGCAATGATAAATATGCAAATCAGCAGCGCCAGACGATAATACAGAAATCAATCACATAGTAGTAATCAATAATAGAAACAAAGTAAATGAGCACACAAAAAGGTGCACCTTAATCACAATTTCATCTACATTGTGCAGGTAACATCCGAAAACTAGCTTCACTTTTAAAAGATATTTGTTTGAATTAAACTGATTGTAATGAGCACACAAAGTAAATGTATCTCATAAAAAGTTTGTGCTTTCAGAGTTTCAGTCCACGAAAACAACTTAAACTTAGAGCTGAAGTCATATCTCCCGAAAATCATGGAATTATGCACAAGCTGatgaaaatatgataaaagaacATGGAGTAATAACACAAGAAGCTTGTCTCTAGAATTGTGGATAATGGCACGTGCATATGAAATTAACAATCTTTTAGCTGCCCGATGTGGTTTAGCATACCTGAGAAAAGCTTACAAGTATCTTTGGACCCAATAAGCTAAACTGCAAGGAGGGGAAAGATGTCTTCCTCCTTTGGTGTCTAAGGGGCAACTCACAGAACAAGGGAGCCCATTGTGTAGGAACTTGAAACTCCAAGAAGTATGGCAAATCCTCTAATGATGGTTTGTCTGAAGAGAGAAGTATTAAGTTAAAAGTTGGTAATTAATGAAGGAAAGCACGAAAACATGCTGAAATGGGAGCAAAATACAAAAAGGATTAAGCTTAGATCACAAAATTGTAAGAACATACATCTCAAGTACAAGTTGATGGCATGACTAAGATAGCCACTCCCAGGGATTCCATTCAGCAGAGAAGTAATAGGTACAAATTTGAAAAGTACTGCTTCCGGATTAGCTGCCATAGTCTGGAGCCACCTAGAGTGACTTTGTGCAAACACGTCACCACCTCTTTTTGACCAAATAAGGGTGAGTCCCTATACAGATAATAAAATGAATTGCCACCCTCAAATTTTCACAAAGCTAATAAAGATTGTGGAAAGCAACTTACATCCTTGCTCGATGTTTCTGTTATGCTAGTGAACTGCATTGTATGTGTCTGTAGCATACGACTAAATACTTCAGGGACCTGCAGAATTACTGATATTACTGAAAACAGGACATAACATTATAGTGTATAAGCAAGAAGTATGCACTACAGTCCTAACATGAATTCCACAAGTTGATATATACCTTCCTTCGGTTGTCTTTTGCCGTTCTCTCCAAGATAGGACTATTATTAGTATCAGAGAATAGACAATCTCCGAGTTCCTCTAAATATCCCTTGAGTTCAGCTGGTGGAATTGGAGAAGATGACTTTTGTTTCACACAAAGCACATCCTGGCCTCCAACAGCCATTCCAACAACTATATGTGTTCCATATGTCTGGATAAATCTGGCAATCGTGACAAATTTAACATTAGTAAGAAATACTAGAAAGTATACATGTTACTTCAACAAGGAAACAAAGGTCACATCAACCTCGTTTACACGCAGGCCAATGTTTTTAAGGGGAACTGTAGCCCTTGAGGTCACTGGGATTCATAAATGCATGCATGCATGAAACAAATTGATAACATGATGCATtgtagaaaaaataatttattcacCACTTATGCACTGACACAGGGGAAGGTTACTTAGGCGACAAGCCCTGTCGCTGGAAGTAGATTACTTAAGTTAAAGGAAGATGGACCTActatctttgataatcaaagATGATCTACTAAAATGTTGAAATGAGTAGAAAAGAAGACACAATATAGTATTTACGTGCTGTCAGTATTATCTTTTCAACACTGCACTTACCACAAAGATGCTAGAACACTGTCAGAGAATACTCTGTTGAATTCCTATAAATTGTCAAGTGGGGCTTCATAATAGAACTGGGAATCTACGCATCAACTGAGAAATTAAGGTTCTTTTCATGGTTATCTTAGGTCTATCAATAGTATAGTATGAATATAGGGCTACTACTTTATTCCTTTGACTATAACAGTTATCTTAGGTCTATCAATAGTATCCATATAAGTCTACTACTTTATTCCTTTGATTATAAAGATAGACAAGAACTTAAAATTACCTGGACAGTGATGCTGGATCCCAACGAGATGGAACAGACTTCTTGACATGGTCATGGAGTTCTAGTGGTGATGCAGTAAGATGTAGATGATAAATTGAGATGAAATAGCCATCAAACGCTAAATACTTGGCATCCGCAGCATCATTTAACCAGGTTCCGCTCAGGTCGAAAATGGCATTAAGATATCCGGAAGGGACTTTTCCTTGTAGTGATGATTTCTGATTAAGTAGCTCTGACATCTGCAAAAATTACATTAGCAAGAAAGACTTAACAAAAATCTCTAAGCACGTATTTTCATCGATTGCACAGTTTTGCGTTTGTTTGATGATGTAATCCTTCAAATACCCAATCCTCCTATGTTCTGTCAACCTAATCTATCAAAAAGCCCCAAACACTAAGTGCATCACAACCACTAGTTTACGGTTAATAGCAGACTAGTAAAGCAAACGTAGAGCTCACAGCACAAACCACAAAGCAAATTCAACAAGAAGCAACGATCTCCACCACTGTTTTCGTTTCAAGACTATGCCGGTGCATCAAAACCATTTCAATTTCTCCAACCCTTACTACGACAGAGCAATTCGGAGTCCAAGCATCCAAACGAACAAATTAATGCACTGAATTAACTCAGAAACAAACAGAGACGACGACTAAACCAAACCTGATTGAACTGGAGCACATCCGACTTGAAGCGCACGTGATCCCCCTTGTCGATATGTATACTCTCCGGCACATCGCGTATGACGCCGCCGCCGGGAACGACGACGTCTCGCTTGCGCCGTTCGTCCAGAATAACCAGCCTGCCTCCCCCGGGGCATCTCTTCACGAACTTGAGCCTGAAATCGCTGGCGAGGTCGAAGCCGAGCCCCAGCGCCTCCGTCGCGCGCACCTCGATCGGCTTCCTACCGTATTCGTCGTAATCGTCGAtcatggccgccgccgccgacgatcggaGAGGAAAGCTGCAGATGCTAGTGTCGAATTAGAAAAGCGAGGCGGATTTCACCGGAAATTTGTGGTGCCGCCGCCGGCCGCCTTGTGTCGCCGACTCCACTTTTGCCTTTTTCAGCTCGCCAACGAATTTGTTTGACTACCAACAACTCCTTCTTTAGCGATTAGCGTTGTATGATAATAGTAATTGTTTTACTACATAATAATGCACCTAACTTATGTCTATTAGGAATTAGGAATTTAGGAAGGTGTATGGAAATTCATTTTGCAAAAAAGggttttaacaaataaaatcaccAAATACATCGAATttgtaatttcaattcaatAATTTCTTCAAATTGTAAAAAGATTGTATCTTGGGTTCGCACCAtaatttttactaatatttaataatattataaaaaacaaCGTCGTAACATGAATACTATATTGATGAACTAATTCATGTAAGTTTCAATTCAATAATTTGATGATCGAAAGAATTAGGAAgacaaaattacaaaaattgaaaagatggtgatttaattcgtcacacttcaaatgtcaaaattacaaattcaaaatagcTGGTAATTTTATTTGcgaatttataaatatacatgaatataatatttaaaaaaaatgtaatagtGTGACACTTCTTGATGTTGTATTTGTAAATCTATTATTGgtgaaataaatttataaaagttGTTTTTCCGTGTTCATTGCTTGATCTTAAATGTCAAACTTATTTTAGGAAAATTGTGAATTTGCAAGTAATAATTACTAGTATTATCACAAAATTGACCTTGAATTCGGTCAAAAGAAATTGGTTGGGTAATTCAActtaaaatatcaaatttttaATACGATTTATATCTTTGTactataaaatatcaaattGGTTGTATAAAATTTATGACTAACCTCATTTATTTTAAGAGGACAATGAATATATTATATTActacaatttaaatttataaagctTATTTAAATTcgattaaaatcaaaataaatttattgagTCTCGTAATTTTCAATGGTGATATAATGTTAAACCTTAGAAATAGTTTATTTATAGTCCAAACACCCCTTAATTGAAGTTGGCGCTAGGGTTTTATTTCGTTATCCTCTCTTTGCCTCTTTGCGCTCACTCTCTCCCTCCACTCTTCTACTTCACATTTTTGCAGAGGTAAATTACCATtcattttccctcattttcggCATGTAGATTTCAGCTCGCCTCTTGTTTTACGCTTGCGATTTTTGCTTTATTTTGTAAATCTGCTGGGGAAGGGGATGCTGGAGGTTTTCTACTTTCAAACACTGCTTATGTTTTTTCTTAAATCGAAATCGGTGTATTCCTTATGCTTACTGTTGGCGTTGGGCGATTTGAATATTTTCGTGCTGAATAAGAAATTTTGGCATAATTGGTTTGTTTTTCGTCAGAGGCGACCGTGTTCTAGTTTTGAATGTCTAGTGGATTTTTCCTCTTTATTTTTGGATTAAGCTTCTGATTGTTGATTAATTATTAGCTCATCCTATGATTTTgttgtttgtattttttttaattgtgctTGGTGTTGCGCACTTGGAATGATGGAGATGCTACTGATTTAGCTAGAAATGTAAATGCTCTAGAAGATCTAGAATAATTGATTTGCTACTTACTTAAATACTTTGATTTGAATAGTATGGAAATGCATTAATTTCATTTGCATTGATATGATTGACGATTAGTTTAGTTTTGCATGTATACGTTTGTCCATTGTTGTTATATTTACACCGAATATTGTGGTTAACATAAGATGTATTTGGATGACTTCGCTTTTGGGATTGTGTTTGTTCACGTGTTGTAGTTATTATGGATACGGCGTCGCTATGGTGATTGTGTTTGTTGATGTGTTGTAGTTATTATAGAAACGGCTTTGCTATGGTGATTGTGTTTATTGGCATGGTGTAGTTATTATAGATATGTATAAGGAACACACTACAAACCATGACATTTTATGTTCTTCGTTACAGATGAATGTCGAAAAACTAATGAAGATGGCCGGTTCAGTCCGCACTGGTGGGAAGGGTACAATGAGAAGGTACAGTAAATGCAGCAAACTTTAATTTATGGTTTTGACTCATTTGTGTTGGCACGACAGAACTATGGATTGCAAAGAGCAAGATCCGTTATCTTTTCAACTCTGAGCTGTTTGTGTTTCTAATAAAAGCACTTATGTGGtttgcagaaagaagaaggcCGTGCACAAGACAACCACAACAGACGACAAGAGGCTTCAAAGTACCTTAAAGAGAATAGGAGTGAATGCTATACCTGCAATTGAGGAAGTTAATATCTTCAAGGAAGATATAGTTATACAGTTCGTCAACCCCAAAGGTCTGAACTACTGGAATTTCAGTTTTGTCGAATGCTATTTTGCATTCTCACCTTTGTTTGCGCTTTTAaccttttttctattttgttatTTTCAGTCCAAGCATCTATTGCAGCCAACACCTGGGTCGTTAGTGGCACTCCGCAGAACAAGAGTATGTTTAGCTCTCTCGACTCCAAACACACTTTATATAGCTGATATGGTTGAACTAAAAATCCATATAACCTGATTGTATTTCTGTCGCCAGATTAGTTTTCTAGTAGTAATACACAATGAAAGCTTTAAAAGAAAATCTAAATTTAAGGTTTAAACATCCCTGGTTTTCAGGGAGCATTACAAATGTGTCATCTCTTGTACATAGTTTTCTTTCTTGATGCTCATAGTTTGTTATTCTCCATTTCTTTATGCGAAACTCGAACATTTGTTATCTCAATGAGTGTCTGCATCATCGTTCAACATTTGCCttctaatttaaaatatatcacAAGTTGAATTCATTTATAACTCTTTTATGGTTCTTTCAGAATTGCAGGACATTCTTCCTCAAATTATCCACCAGTTGGGTAAGTGTCGTTTTTCGTTTCATTTCGTATCTTGCAGTGTCCAGTTTTCGCATAAATCCCTACTAAATATATCTTGTTTGCACACAAATTTCAGGTCCGGATAACTTGGAGAATTTGAAAAAGCTAGCAGAACAATTCCAGAAGCAGGCACCGGCTGCTGGCAGCGGCACGGCTTCTGGTGCAGCggaagatgatgatgacgaCGTACCAGAACTCGTTGCTGGTGAGACGTTTGAAGCTGCTGCAGAGGAGGGACATGCCCCGGCCTCTTGAGGATTCGACTCTCGGTTTTGGATCCATTGCTTATATCTTCCATGTCTTTGAGGGATCTGTTACATTACTTTtgtctattatattatgaaacCGTATTTGAAAGC is a window encoding:
- the LOC130999838 gene encoding nascent polypeptide-associated complex subunit beta-like; this encodes MNVEKLMKMAGSVRTGGKGTMRRKKKAVHKTTTTDDKRLQSTLKRIGVNAIPAIEEVNIFKEDIVIQFVNPKVQASIAANTWVVSGTPQNKKLQDILPQIIHQLGPDNLENLKKLAEQFQKQAPAAGSGTASGAAEDDDDDVPELVAGETFEAAAEEGHAPAS
- the LOC130999823 gene encoding MACPF domain-containing protein At1g14780-like, yielding MIDDYDEYGRKPIEVRATEALGLGFDLASDFRLKFVKRCPGGGRLVILDERRKRDVVVPGGGVIRDVPESIHIDKGDHVRFKSDVLQFNQMSELLNQKSSLQGKVPSGYLNAIFDLSGTWLNDAADAKYLAFDGYFISIYHLHLTASPLELHDHVKKSVPSRWDPASLSRFIQTYGTHIVVGMAVGGQDVLCVKQKSSSPIPPAELKGYLEELGDCLFSDTNNSPILERTAKDNRRKVPEVFSRMLQTHTMQFTSITETSSKDGLTLIWSKRGGDVFAQSHSRWLQTMAANPEAVLFKFVPITSLLNGIPGSGYLSHAINLYLRYKPSLEDLPYFLEFQVPTQWAPLFCELPLRHQRRKTSFPSLQFSLLGPKILVSFSQVTSDQKPIIGLRLYLEGKKSNRLAIHVQHLSSLPNIMTTLSATHWRGSDEYESCDQFLEPVRWQRYSNVCSSVVKHDPSWTRGESLGAFIVTGAQLVIKGKWPKKVLHLRLLYSHVPNCTIRKTEWASAPEASRKSSFLTNLSTTFTFTQRAVADARQPPAALNSGVYPDGPPVPVRSTKLLKYVDATEVARGPYDSPGHWLVTAAKLVTDGGKIGLQVKFALLDYSQEA